From the genome of Halomonas sp. I5-271120, one region includes:
- a CDS encoding NCS1 family nucleobase:cation symporter-1, with product MTATTSRTIRRGELIELEVGSDVGESSRFNEDIAPTRLEERTWSRWNVAALWVGMAICVPTYTLGGVLTAYFGLSVGEALLTILLANLVVLVPLTLNAFPGTKFGIPFPVVLRSSFGIRGSNVPCLIRALVGCGWFGIQTMFGGLAIHLLLSAIFPAWKALDGVGEVIGFFLFGAMNLYVVIRGAESIKWLETLAAPLLLAVGVGLMVWAMPHVSVSELMSQPPSRPEGASVYGYFFAGLTAMVGFWATLSLNIPDFSRFAKSQKDQIVGQVIGLPLTMFFFAALGVVMTAASASLVGETVSDPVSLIGRIDSPVWVGIAMVLIIIATLSTNTAANIVSPTNDFQNIAPKLINQTRGVLMTGLVGVLLMGYDLLQKAGLIVSDVTLESLYSNWLLGYSSLLGPIAGIMAVDYFLVKRQSLDVVSLYRDDGAYPAYNPAGFIAFLIPVGLTVISLVTGTMTWFYDFGWFTGSALGAIVYYVASQLLTKPMMVPTPTPMPGSEETSS from the coding sequence ATGACGGCAACCACTTCACGCACCATCCGCCGCGGCGAGCTCATTGAGCTCGAGGTCGGCAGCGATGTAGGGGAAAGCTCCCGCTTCAATGAGGACATCGCCCCCACGCGACTTGAGGAACGAACCTGGAGCCGCTGGAACGTAGCAGCGCTGTGGGTGGGCATGGCGATCTGCGTACCGACCTATACCTTGGGGGGCGTGCTGACGGCTTACTTCGGCCTGTCGGTAGGCGAGGCACTGTTGACCATCCTGCTGGCCAACCTAGTGGTGCTGGTGCCGCTGACCCTGAATGCCTTTCCCGGCACCAAGTTCGGCATTCCCTTTCCGGTGGTGCTGCGCTCGTCATTCGGCATCCGTGGCTCCAACGTGCCCTGCCTGATCCGGGCACTGGTGGGCTGCGGCTGGTTCGGCATCCAGACCATGTTCGGTGGTCTGGCGATTCACCTGCTGCTGTCGGCGATCTTCCCGGCCTGGAAGGCACTGGACGGGGTCGGCGAGGTGATCGGCTTCTTCCTGTTCGGCGCCATGAACCTCTATGTGGTGATCCGCGGGGCGGAATCCATCAAGTGGCTCGAGACGCTGGCTGCGCCGCTGCTGCTGGCGGTGGGCGTAGGGCTGATGGTGTGGGCGATGCCCCATGTGTCGGTGAGTGAGCTGATGAGCCAGCCGCCGTCGCGGCCTGAGGGCGCCTCGGTATACGGCTACTTTTTCGCGGGCCTGACCGCCATGGTCGGCTTCTGGGCGACGCTGTCGTTGAACATTCCCGACTTCAGCCGCTTCGCCAAGAGCCAGAAGGACCAGATCGTCGGTCAGGTGATTGGCCTGCCGCTGACCATGTTCTTCTTCGCCGCTCTGGGCGTGGTGATGACTGCGGCCTCCGCGTCGCTGGTCGGCGAGACGGTCTCCGATCCGGTCAGCCTGATCGGGCGCATCGACAGCCCGGTGTGGGTGGGGATCGCCATGGTGCTGATCATCATCGCCACCCTCTCTACCAACACCGCCGCCAACATCGTCTCGCCCACCAACGACTTCCAGAACATCGCCCCCAAGCTGATCAACCAGACCCGCGGTGTGCTGATGACCGGCCTGGTCGGGGTGCTGCTGATGGGCTATGACCTCTTGCAGAAGGCCGGGCTGATCGTCTCCGACGTGACCCTGGAGAGCCTCTACTCCAACTGGCTGCTGGGGTATTCGAGCCTCTTGGGGCCGATCGCCGGGATCATGGCGGTGGACTACTTCCTGGTGAAGCGCCAGTCGCTGGATGTGGTGAGCCTGTATCGGGATGATGGTGCCTACCCGGCCTACAATCCGGCCGGCTTCATCGCCTTCCTGATACCGGTGGGGCTGACGGTCATCTCGCTGGTGACCGGCACCATGACCTGGTTCTACGACTTCGGCTGGTTCACCGGCTCGGCGCTGGGGGCGATCGTCTACTATGTCGCCAGCCAGCTGCTGACGAAGCCGATGATGGTGCCCACGCCGACGCCTATGCCGGGGAGCGAGGAGACTAGCTCCTAG
- a CDS encoding nitrilase-related carbon-nitrogen hydrolase encodes MEKVKIGVIQMGLKTGTDLDPAAIRDAMNEAHLPLIEQAAEQGVQVLCFQEVFNQPYFCPSQDKKWYDAAERVPEGPTCQMMQKLAAKHRMVIIVPIYEETVTGIYYNTAAVFDADGSYLGKYHKTHIPQVAGFWEKFYFKPGHSNWPVFDTAYGKIGVYICYDRHFPEGWRALALNGAEIIFNPSATVAGLSQYLWELEQPASAAANGCFIAAINRVGTEAPWNIGEFYGSSYIANPRGEIEAQASAKDDELLVHEVDLAMVREIRNNWQFFRDRRPETYTRLTDGE; translated from the coding sequence ATGGAAAAGGTGAAGATCGGCGTCATCCAGATGGGCCTGAAGACCGGTACCGACCTCGACCCTGCGGCGATTCGCGACGCCATGAACGAGGCGCACCTGCCGCTGATCGAGCAGGCCGCCGAACAGGGCGTTCAGGTGCTGTGTTTCCAAGAGGTGTTCAACCAGCCCTACTTCTGCCCCAGCCAGGACAAGAAGTGGTACGACGCCGCCGAGCGTGTCCCCGAGGGGCCGACCTGCCAGATGATGCAGAAGCTCGCCGCCAAGCATCGCATGGTCATCATCGTGCCGATCTACGAGGAGACGGTGACCGGCATCTACTACAACACCGCTGCGGTCTTCGATGCCGATGGCAGCTACCTGGGCAAGTACCACAAGACCCATATCCCCCAAGTGGCCGGTTTCTGGGAGAAGTTCTACTTCAAGCCGGGCCACTCGAACTGGCCGGTGTTCGACACCGCCTACGGCAAGATCGGCGTCTATATCTGCTACGACCGTCACTTCCCCGAAGGCTGGCGCGCCCTGGCCCTCAACGGCGCCGAAATCATCTTCAATCCCAGCGCCACCGTCGCCGGCCTCTCCCAGTATCTGTGGGAGCTCGAGCAACCCGCCTCCGCTGCCGCCAACGGCTGCTTCATCGCCGCCATCAACCGGGTCGGCACCGAAGCGCCCTGGAACATCGGCGAGTTCTACGGCAGCTCCTACATCGCCAACCCCCGCGGCGAGATCGAGGCCCAGGCCAGCGCCAAGGATGACGAACTGCTCGTCCACGAGGTCGACCTGGCCATGGTCCGCGAGATCCGCAACAACTGGCAGTTCTTCCGCGACCGCCGCCCCGAGACCTACACCCGTCTGACCGACGGCGAGTAA
- the mmuM gene encoding homocysteine S-methyltransferase, with translation MPTQDPIAASLARARYLIVDGALATELQTRGHDLSGDLWSARLLRDDPAAIRDVHAAYFSAGADIAITASYQATVEGFQRLGLDAASAEALIQRSVALAQEARDAHWATHASDDIPYPLVAASVGPYGAYLADGSEYRGYYGIDRAALADFHRPRLATLLAARPDLLAIETLPSLDEALALADLVAERPGTQAWITFSARDAQHISDGTPIAECARALRDRPGICAIGINCTALEHIESLIGEIRAECTLPIIVYPNSGEHYDGVTKRWHAGCASDEAPVDLAAGAPRWLAAGATAIGGCCRTGPDDVRALAEQRRGTHQ, from the coding sequence ATGCCGACCCAAGACCCTATCGCCGCCAGCCTCGCCCGCGCGCGCTACCTGATCGTCGACGGCGCACTTGCCACCGAACTGCAGACCCGCGGCCATGACCTTAGCGGTGATCTGTGGTCGGCACGCCTGCTGCGCGATGATCCGGCGGCCATCCGCGACGTGCATGCCGCCTACTTTTCAGCAGGCGCCGATATCGCCATCACCGCCAGTTACCAGGCCACCGTGGAAGGCTTTCAGCGTCTGGGGCTCGATGCGGCGAGCGCCGAGGCGCTGATCCAGCGCTCGGTGGCGCTGGCCCAGGAAGCTCGCGACGCCCACTGGGCCACGCACGCAAGCGACGACATCCCCTATCCGCTGGTTGCTGCCTCGGTGGGGCCCTATGGCGCCTACCTGGCCGATGGCAGCGAATATCGCGGCTACTATGGCATTGATCGGGCGGCACTCGCCGACTTCCATCGCCCGCGGCTCGCCACCCTGCTCGCCGCCCGACCGGATCTGTTGGCCATCGAGACCCTGCCGAGCCTCGACGAGGCACTGGCGCTTGCCGATCTGGTCGCGGAGCGGCCCGGCACACAGGCCTGGATCACCTTCTCTGCACGTGACGCTCAGCACATCAGCGACGGCACGCCGATCGCCGAGTGCGCGCGAGCGCTGCGTGACCGCCCCGGCATCTGCGCCATCGGCATCAACTGCACGGCCCTTGAGCACATCGAATCCCTGATCGGCGAGATCCGCGCCGAGTGCACGCTGCCGATCATCGTCTACCCCAACTCCGGGGAGCACTACGACGGCGTGACCAAGCGCTGGCATGCCGGCTGCGCTAGCGACGAGGCGCCCGTCGATCTGGCGGCAGGCGCCCCGCGCTGGCTTGCTGCCGGCGCCACGGCAATCGGTGGCTGCTGCCGCACCGGGCCCGACGACGTGCGGGCGCTAGCCGAGCAACGCCGTGGCACTCATCAGTAA